One genomic segment of Flagellimonas marinaquae includes these proteins:
- a CDS encoding DUF4249 family protein, with protein sequence MKRIITYIFITLIIGACEDPIDVDLPEVEARLVVDGLLRVDKSEEFVDVRITMRETSQFFDENQPTQVENAVISYGVLTDEGLFETLSFCNLTEEAPGTGVYVPDPNFTTDQRIRTASAEPGVVFILQLTHKDRKYFAQTEYAHTVPIDNLEQGMDTFIDEDETEIKVTFTDDGTKDNYYVFDFMYNEFLVIEDEFFQGQQFEFSYFYDDEISAGDEVTVSILGSTEEFYNYMDLVLEQTQNDGGVFQTPVATVRGNVFDITGLDNITILDNVERPNDYALGFFAVAQEYTSSLIVQ encoded by the coding sequence ATGAAAAGGATTATAACATACATTTTTATCACTTTAATTATTGGCGCTTGCGAAGACCCCATCGATGTGGATCTACCCGAAGTGGAAGCACGACTGGTAGTTGATGGACTTTTACGTGTTGACAAAAGTGAAGAATTTGTGGACGTAAGGATCACCATGCGCGAAACCAGTCAGTTTTTTGATGAGAACCAACCCACACAAGTGGAAAATGCAGTGATAAGTTATGGGGTTCTAACAGACGAAGGATTATTTGAAACGCTATCTTTTTGCAACCTGACCGAGGAAGCACCGGGTACAGGAGTATATGTTCCAGACCCAAATTTTACAACAGATCAGCGAATTAGGACTGCCTCGGCAGAGCCAGGTGTTGTGTTTATCCTACAGCTTACACACAAGGACAGGAAGTACTTTGCGCAGACGGAATATGCACATACGGTGCCCATAGACAATTTGGAACAGGGTATGGACACATTTATAGATGAAGATGAAACCGAAATAAAGGTAACATTCACCGATGATGGTACTAAGGACAATTACTATGTGTTCGATTTTATGTACAATGAGTTTTTGGTGATCGAAGATGAATTCTTCCAAGGTCAACAATTTGAATTCTCCTATTTCTACGATGATGAAATTTCTGCCGGCGACGAGGTAACCGTGAGTATTCTAGGCTCTACAGAGGAATTCTACAACTACATGGATTTGGTTCTTGAGCAGACCCAGAACGATGGTGGGGTTTTTCAAACTCCGGTGGCAACGGTTCGTGGCAATGTGTTCGATATTACCGGACTGGACAATATCACTATTTTGGATAATGTGGAACGGCCCAACGACTATGCGCTGGGTTTCTTTGCCGTGGCACAGGAATATACTTCGAGCCTTATTGTCCAATAG
- a CDS encoding GntP family permease, which produces MELLILGVVVLFIIIATVKFKMHPIFSLTIAAVASGFLLGIAPQEIMSTMAEGFGKTLSGIGLVIAFGTVIGIYLEKTGSTQILANSILKVIGLKRSPLAINLAGFVISIPVYCDSGYIILSSLNKAISKKTGIPALVFAIALATGLYSAHVFVPPTPGPLAAAAILEADLGTVLILGLLVAVPVSISGYVWARFIGKTLNEEEHKEQVVEKSELGATIKPYRAFLPLLVPIVLIAMNSIVNYPTRPLGEGWVFFTFDFIGSPVIALLVGVIFAFALGSKFSSEQKKDWVPEAFRQAGSIVLITGAGGAFGAILRTMDIASIINLESSSGIGGLLIAFVIAAVLKTAQGSSTVAIITTSAIIAPLLETFGLISITEKALTVLAIGAGAMTVSHINDSYFWVVSQFSNMNVKTALRGHTLGTLIQGVIGILMILILDVLL; this is translated from the coding sequence ATGGAGCTACTAATTCTCGGAGTTGTCGTCCTTTTTATCATTATTGCCACCGTAAAATTTAAAATGCACCCAATTTTCTCTTTGACCATTGCTGCGGTGGCCTCTGGTTTTTTGTTGGGGATCGCACCTCAAGAAATAATGTCGACCATGGCGGAAGGTTTCGGGAAAACACTTTCGGGCATAGGTTTGGTGATCGCTTTTGGAACCGTAATAGGGATTTATTTGGAAAAAACCGGAAGTACCCAGATTTTGGCCAATAGTATTTTAAAAGTAATCGGGCTTAAAAGGTCTCCTTTGGCAATTAATTTGGCGGGATTCGTAATATCCATTCCTGTTTATTGTGATTCGGGATACATAATACTTTCATCTTTGAACAAGGCCATAAGTAAAAAAACTGGTATCCCTGCTTTGGTATTTGCCATTGCGTTGGCGACCGGATTGTATTCGGCGCACGTATTTGTGCCGCCAACACCGGGACCCTTGGCCGCTGCCGCCATTTTAGAAGCTGATTTAGGTACAGTTTTAATTCTAGGGCTTTTGGTTGCGGTCCCTGTTTCTATCTCTGGTTACGTTTGGGCGCGGTTTATAGGAAAAACTTTGAACGAGGAGGAGCATAAGGAGCAAGTGGTGGAAAAAAGCGAGCTTGGCGCTACTATAAAACCATATAGAGCTTTCCTGCCTTTATTGGTGCCTATTGTTTTGATCGCTATGAATTCCATTGTGAACTACCCAACAAGACCGTTGGGGGAAGGGTGGGTGTTTTTTACTTTTGATTTTATAGGGAGTCCCGTAATTGCATTGTTGGTCGGGGTAATTTTTGCCTTTGCGCTAGGCAGTAAATTTTCGTCAGAACAAAAAAAAGATTGGGTTCCCGAAGCGTTTAGGCAAGCAGGGTCCATAGTGCTGATTACTGGGGCCGGAGGTGCATTTGGAGCCATTTTAAGGACTATGGACATTGCTTCTATCATAAATTTGGAGTCCAGTAGCGGTATTGGTGGTCTGCTGATAGCTTTTGTGATTGCAGCGGTGCTCAAAACAGCCCAGGGCTCGTCCACTGTTGCCATAATTACCACATCCGCAATTATAGCACCTTTATTGGAGACCTTTGGTTTGATTTCCATAACGGAAAAAGCACTCACAGTTTTGGCCATAGGCGCTGGGGCCATGACAGTTTCGCATATAAACGACAGCTATTTTTGGGTGGTTTCTCAATTTTCCAATATGAACGTAAAAACAGCCCTGAGAGGTCATACTTTGGGTACACTCATTCAAGGTGTAATCGGTATTTTAATGATTTTGATCCTCGATGTACTGCTCTAA
- a CDS encoding DUF6095 family protein has protein sequence MRHTNKELLVKGIKSFGYTVLAMFMGPVLIYQAFKNEGHPFYWPVLILGALFAILAIYLGFRSVGIVMEAIFGKKPKD, from the coding sequence ATGAGGCATACGAACAAGGAACTTCTGGTAAAAGGAATAAAATCGTTTGGTTACACTGTACTGGCCATGTTCATGGGACCTGTTTTAATTTATCAGGCCTTTAAGAATGAAGGGCATCCATTCTACTGGCCTGTTTTAATTTTAGGTGCCCTCTTTGCCATTTTGGCCATTTATTTGGGATTTAGATCGGTAGGCATTGTAATGGAAGCCATATTTGGAAAAAAGCCCAAAGATTAA
- a CDS encoding DUF4294 domain-containing protein, producing MAITALGFAQEPAKDSLMVPLDSTVNDAFDDYYVRFEGDSILMSSIALDEVYIFGKLEFADQKDKLRYYILRRKTLKVYPYAKLAAERLVELNDSLQHIKKRKHQRRYTRKVQKYIEGEFSEELKKLTRTEGQILVKLIHRQTGTTAFDLVKELRNGWRAFWYNTTASLFKISLKEEFRPEIVHEDYLIEDILQRAFAASRLERQKSVLDYDYAQLTNKWKNTPPSAEN from the coding sequence ATGGCAATTACGGCTCTTGGGTTTGCTCAGGAGCCTGCAAAGGATTCCCTTATGGTACCGTTGGATTCCACGGTAAATGATGCTTTTGATGACTACTATGTCCGATTTGAAGGGGACTCTATTTTAATGAGTTCAATTGCCTTGGACGAAGTTTATATTTTTGGTAAACTGGAATTCGCCGACCAAAAGGATAAACTCAGATATTACATTCTTCGAAGAAAAACCTTAAAAGTGTATCCATACGCTAAATTGGCCGCTGAACGATTGGTGGAGTTGAACGATAGCCTACAGCACATCAAAAAACGGAAACACCAAAGACGTTATACCCGAAAGGTCCAAAAATATATAGAAGGGGAATTTTCCGAAGAATTAAAAAAGTTGACCCGGACCGAAGGTCAAATTCTGGTAAAGTTGATACACCGTCAAACCGGGACAACAGCCTTTGATTTGGTTAAAGAACTGCGTAACGGTTGGCGGGCCTTTTGGTACAATACCACAGCAAGTTTGTTCAAAATCAGTTTAAAGGAAGAGTTTAGGCCAGAAATTGTCCACGAGGATTATTTAATCGAGGATATTTTGCAAAGGGCTTTTGCTGCCAGTCGATTGGAGCGACAAAAATCAGTTTTGGATTACGATTATGCCCAATTGACCAATAAATGGAAAAACACACCACCAAGTGCAGAGAATTAA
- a CDS encoding M42 family metallopeptidase, whose product MAKNNIINEKSLEFLEKYLNNASPTGYEWEGQKIWMDYLKPYVDEFITDTYGTAVGVINPDAKYRVVIEGHSDEISWYVNYITEEGLLYVIRNGGSDHQIAPSKWVNIHTKNGIVKGVFGWPAIHTRNKAKEEPPKLDNIFIDIGAKNKEEVEKMGVHVGCVITYPDQFHILNKDKFVCRALDNRMGGFMIAEVARLLKENKKELPFGLYITNSVQEEIGLRGAEMITQTIKPNVAIVTDVCHDTTTPMINKKTEGETKIGDGPVVSYAPAVQNKLRERILETAEAHKIPFQRNASSRFTGTDTDAFAYSNGGVASALISLPLRYMHTTVETVHKDDVENVIRLIYETLLNIKDGETFSYFD is encoded by the coding sequence ATGGCAAAGAATAATATCATCAACGAAAAATCCCTCGAATTTCTAGAAAAATATTTAAACAACGCCTCTCCCACCGGATACGAATGGGAAGGTCAAAAAATCTGGATGGATTACTTAAAACCTTATGTGGACGAGTTTATTACGGACACTTACGGCACTGCCGTTGGGGTAATCAATCCAGATGCCAAATATAGAGTGGTTATAGAAGGACACTCTGATGAAATTTCTTGGTACGTTAATTATATTACTGAGGAAGGTTTGCTCTACGTTATCCGAAATGGAGGAAGCGACCACCAAATAGCACCATCGAAATGGGTGAACATCCACACCAAAAATGGTATTGTAAAAGGTGTTTTTGGATGGCCTGCCATCCACACCAGGAACAAAGCCAAGGAGGAGCCTCCAAAATTGGACAACATTTTTATCGATATAGGTGCCAAGAACAAGGAGGAAGTGGAAAAAATGGGCGTTCATGTTGGTTGCGTGATCACTTACCCGGACCAATTCCATATATTGAACAAGGACAAGTTTGTTTGTAGGGCCTTGGACAACCGTATGGGCGGATTTATGATTGCCGAAGTGGCCCGTTTGCTCAAAGAGAACAAAAAAGAACTTCCTTTTGGATTGTACATTACCAATTCGGTACAAGAGGAAATTGGACTACGTGGTGCAGAAATGATTACACAGACCATAAAACCCAATGTTGCAATCGTTACAGATGTTTGCCACGACACCACTACCCCAATGATCAATAAAAAGACGGAAGGAGAAACAAAGATCGGCGACGGTCCGGTGGTTTCGTATGCTCCAGCGGTACAGAACAAACTTCGTGAGCGTATTTTGGAAACTGCAGAAGCCCATAAAATACCCTTCCAGCGAAATGCCTCTTCCCGCTTTACGGGTACGGATACCGATGCCTTTGCCTACAGCAATGGCGGTGTTGCCTCCGCCTTGATCTCACTTCCGTTGCGCTATATGCACACTACAGTGGAAACGGTACATAAGGACGATGTGGAAAACGTAATCCGCTTGATTTACGAAACATTGTTGAATATAAAAGATGGGGAAACTTTTAGTTATTTTGATTAA